Proteins from a genomic interval of Xanthomonas sp. AM6:
- a CDS encoding DUF2065 family protein, with protein sequence MHDLIAAVCLVVIFEGLFLLVAPDAWKRLVQQMLAMPAAQLRIAGGVALAVGLLALWWVRG encoded by the coding sequence ATGCACGATCTGATCGCCGCCGTGTGCCTGGTCGTCATCTTCGAGGGATTGTTCCTGCTGGTCGCGCCGGACGCCTGGAAGCGCCTGGTGCAGCAGATGCTGGCCATGCCGGCGGCGCAGCTGCGGATCGCCGGCGGCGTGGCGCTGGCGGTGGGGCTGCTCGCCCTGTGGTGGGTCCGCGGCTGA
- a CDS encoding DUF892 family protein: protein MSNQPANDAKPLQNTAGLTDTATLRANARQSIEDGAITKSYSADREAVIKLLNDALATEYVCVLRYYRHYFMASGMLADSVKAEFLEHAQQEQEHAHKLAERIVQLGGEPDLNPDTLTARSHAEYKEGEDLRDMVKENLIAERIAIDSYREMINFVGDKDTTTKRILEQILAQEEEHADEFSDMLEGWIGK, encoded by the coding sequence ATGTCCAATCAGCCAGCCAACGACGCCAAGCCGCTGCAGAACACCGCCGGCCTCACCGATACCGCCACGCTGCGCGCCAACGCCCGCCAGAGCATCGAGGACGGCGCGATCACCAAGAGCTACAGCGCCGATCGCGAGGCGGTGATCAAGCTGCTCAACGATGCGCTCGCCACCGAATACGTGTGCGTGCTGCGCTACTACCGCCACTACTTCATGGCCTCGGGCATGCTCGCCGATTCGGTCAAGGCCGAGTTCCTGGAGCACGCGCAGCAGGAGCAGGAACACGCGCACAAGCTGGCCGAGCGCATCGTGCAGCTGGGCGGCGAACCGGACCTCAATCCCGACACCCTGACCGCGCGCTCGCACGCCGAATACAAGGAAGGCGAGGACCTGCGCGACATGGTCAAGGAGAACCTGATCGCCGAGCGCATCGCCATCGACAGCTACCGCGAGATGATCAACTTCGTCGGCGACAAGGACACCACCACCAAGCGCATCCTGGAGCAGATCCTGGCCCAGGAGGAAGAGCACGCCGACGAGTTCTCGGACATGCTGGAAGGATGGATCGGGAAGTAA
- the hflK gene encoding FtsH protease activity modulator HflK produces the protein MAWNTPGGKGTDGPDNHGRNPWKPRGGNGGGRWGGMPGPLKDLFGGDGGNIGRWVLGGAVLLLLFSSFQLIGEQQRGVVLRFGQFSRILQPGPNFKLPWPIESVRKVNATEIKTFSNQVPVLTRDENIVSVSLNVQYRIDDPRMYVFGSRNADQVLEQAAQSAVREQVGRADLNVVLNNRGPMATAARERLQAALSAYRTGLIVTGLTLPDARPPEEVKPAFDEVNGAQQVKERLINEAQAYAAKVVPEARGQAARTRTVAEGYKEASIARAQGDAERFTLLQQQYQNAPEVTRKRLWLETVQKVLAENRKVIGGDGRQLIYVPMPADGGKSAGSAAPPASNSGGVPTLPQEVLMPSLSSSPAESIRSPERSPRPNGREEVQR, from the coding sequence ATGGCCTGGAATACACCCGGCGGCAAGGGCACAGATGGCCCGGACAATCACGGGCGCAATCCCTGGAAGCCGCGTGGCGGCAATGGCGGCGGCAGGTGGGGCGGGATGCCCGGGCCCTTGAAGGACTTGTTCGGCGGCGACGGCGGCAACATCGGCCGCTGGGTGCTGGGCGGCGCGGTGCTGTTGCTGCTGTTCAGCAGCTTCCAGCTGATCGGCGAGCAGCAGCGCGGCGTGGTGCTGCGCTTCGGCCAGTTCTCGCGGATCCTGCAGCCGGGCCCGAACTTCAAGCTGCCGTGGCCGATCGAGTCGGTGCGCAAGGTCAACGCCACCGAGATCAAGACCTTCAGCAACCAGGTGCCGGTGCTGACCCGTGACGAGAACATCGTCAGCGTCTCACTCAACGTGCAGTACCGCATCGACGACCCGCGCATGTACGTGTTCGGCTCGCGCAACGCCGACCAGGTGCTGGAGCAGGCCGCGCAGAGCGCGGTGCGCGAGCAGGTCGGCCGCGCCGACCTCAACGTGGTGCTGAACAACCGCGGGCCGATGGCCACCGCCGCCCGCGAGCGGCTGCAGGCCGCGCTCAGCGCCTACCGCACCGGCCTGATCGTGACCGGGCTGACCCTGCCCGACGCGCGCCCGCCGGAAGAAGTGAAGCCGGCCTTCGACGAGGTCAACGGCGCCCAGCAGGTCAAGGAGCGGCTGATCAACGAGGCCCAGGCCTACGCCGCCAAGGTGGTGCCGGAAGCCCGCGGCCAGGCCGCGCGCACCCGCACCGTGGCCGAGGGCTACAAGGAAGCCTCCATCGCCCGCGCGCAGGGCGACGCCGAGCGCTTCACCCTGCTGCAGCAGCAGTACCAGAACGCGCCGGAGGTCACCCGCAAGCGGCTGTGGCTGGAGACGGTGCAGAAGGTGCTGGCCGAGAACCGCAAGGTCATCGGCGGCGACGGCCGCCAGCTGATCTACGTGCCGATGCCGGCCGACGGCGGCAAGAGCGCCGGCAGCGCCGCGCCGCCGGCGTCCAACAGCGGCGGCGTGCCGACGCTGCCGCAGGAGGTCCTGATGCCGTCGCTGTCCAGCAGCCCGGCCGAGAGTATCCGCAGTCCGGAGCGCAGCCCGCGCCCGAACGGCCGTGAGGAGGTGCAGCGATGA
- the pilH gene encoding twitching motility response regulator PilH encodes MARILIVDDSPSQLLGIQRIVEKLGHETLTATDGAAGVEAAKAALPDLVLMDVVMPNLNGFQATRTLRREPSTQNIPVILVTTKDQDTDRMWGMRQGARAYITKPFSEDELSEVIERVFSGEGR; translated from the coding sequence ATGGCACGCATCCTGATCGTCGACGATTCGCCGTCGCAGCTGCTCGGCATCCAGCGCATCGTCGAGAAGCTGGGCCACGAGACGCTCACCGCCACCGACGGCGCGGCCGGGGTGGAAGCGGCCAAGGCGGCGCTGCCGGATCTGGTGCTGATGGACGTGGTGATGCCCAACCTCAACGGGTTCCAGGCCACCCGCACCCTGCGCCGCGAGCCGAGCACGCAGAACATCCCGGTGATCCTGGTCACCACCAAGGACCAGGACACCGACCGCATGTGGGGCATGCGCCAGGGCGCCCGCGCCTACATCACCAAGCCGTTCTCCGAGGACGAGCTGTCGGAGGTGATCGAGCGGGTGTTCAGCGGCGAGGGGCGCTGA
- a CDS encoding acryloyl-CoA reductase, with protein MSVPARFPAFRIHQDDAGYRAAVEPVGLDQLSPGEVVIRGAWSSVNFKDALAGTGQGKILRRFPLVGGIDVAGHVVASTDPGFKEGDAVLVTGCGLSETRDGGYSQYARLEAKWVVPLPAGLSLRESMVLGTAGFTAALALLRLLDNRQTPDHGPLCVTGATGGVGSLAIDIFSRAGFEVHAVSGKADRVEHLKALGASQVLGREALQSKRPLESVRFGGGLDNVGGAMLTSLLAQTAPYGNVASAGLAATPGLDMTVMPFILRGVSLLGIGSAGTARDLRDRIWQHLGSDWKPRHLEAICTREVDLSGLPEVFATMLAGQSFGRTVVRLDPAA; from the coding sequence ATGTCCGTCCCCGCCCGCTTCCCCGCCTTCCGCATCCACCAGGACGACGCCGGCTACCGTGCCGCGGTCGAGCCGGTGGGGCTGGACCAGCTCAGCCCGGGCGAAGTGGTGATCCGCGGCGCCTGGTCGTCGGTGAACTTCAAGGACGCGCTGGCCGGCACCGGCCAGGGCAAGATCCTGCGCCGCTTCCCGCTGGTCGGCGGCATCGACGTGGCCGGGCACGTGGTGGCCTCGACCGACCCGGGGTTCAAGGAGGGCGACGCGGTGCTGGTCACCGGCTGCGGCCTGAGCGAGACCCGCGACGGCGGCTACAGCCAGTACGCGCGGCTGGAGGCCAAGTGGGTGGTGCCGCTGCCGGCCGGGCTGAGCCTGCGCGAGAGCATGGTGCTGGGCACCGCCGGCTTCACCGCGGCGCTGGCGCTGCTGCGCCTGCTCGACAACCGGCAGACCCCGGACCACGGCCCGCTGTGCGTGACCGGCGCCACCGGCGGGGTCGGCTCGCTGGCGATCGACATCTTCAGCCGCGCCGGCTTCGAGGTGCATGCGGTCAGCGGCAAGGCCGACCGCGTCGAGCACCTGAAGGCGCTGGGCGCCAGCCAGGTGCTGGGGCGCGAGGCGCTGCAGAGCAAGCGCCCGCTGGAATCGGTGCGCTTCGGCGGCGGCCTGGACAACGTCGGCGGGGCGATGCTGACCAGCCTGCTGGCGCAGACGGCGCCGTACGGCAACGTCGCCAGCGCCGGCCTGGCGGCCACCCCGGGGCTGGACATGACGGTGATGCCGTTCATCCTGCGCGGCGTGTCGCTGCTGGGCATCGGCTCGGCCGGCACCGCGCGCGACCTGCGCGACCGCATCTGGCAGCACTTGGGTAGCGACTGGAAGCCGCGCCACCTGGAGGCGATCTGCACCCGCGAGGTGGACCTGTCCGGGCTGCCGGAGGTGTTCGCGACGATGCTGGCCGGGCAGTCGTTCGGGCGCACCGTGGTGCGGCTGGATCCGGCCGCGTAG
- a CDS encoding protease modulator HflC, translating into MRISLWAGVAVVALFALLSSVFVVREDQTAMVLNLGRVVRADLKPGLHFKLPLVETARVFDRRFQVLDTPPARYFTAEQKDVSVDFFAIGYISDVRAFYRATGGDEKVANARLAPIIIDSLRNQINARTLQQLVSGDRSELIAQQLKAINAGGKTLGMQITDLRIKQIDLPTDSQVITDVYERMRAQRKQEASKLRAEGEEQALTIRAQADRESTVLVAEAERDAQKLRGEGDAQAASIYGKAGSADPSFYAFYRSLEAYRGAMADGNAVIVLDKNDPFLQYLKSER; encoded by the coding sequence ATGAGAATTTCCCTGTGGGCGGGCGTTGCGGTGGTCGCGTTGTTCGCGCTGCTCAGCTCGGTGTTCGTGGTGCGCGAGGACCAGACCGCGATGGTGCTCAACCTGGGCCGCGTGGTCCGCGCCGACCTCAAGCCGGGCCTGCACTTCAAGCTGCCGCTGGTGGAGACCGCGCGCGTGTTCGACCGCCGTTTCCAGGTGCTGGACACGCCGCCGGCGCGCTACTTCACCGCCGAGCAGAAGGACGTCAGCGTCGACTTCTTCGCCATCGGCTACATCTCCGACGTGCGCGCCTTCTACCGCGCCACAGGCGGCGACGAGAAGGTGGCCAACGCGCGCCTGGCGCCGATCATCATCGATTCGCTGCGCAACCAGATCAACGCGCGCACCCTGCAGCAGCTGGTCTCCGGCGACCGCAGCGAGCTGATCGCGCAGCAGTTGAAGGCGATCAATGCCGGCGGCAAGACCCTGGGCATGCAGATCACCGACCTGCGCATCAAGCAGATCGACCTGCCGACCGACAGCCAGGTGATCACCGACGTGTACGAACGCATGCGCGCGCAGCGCAAGCAGGAAGCCAGCAAGCTGCGCGCCGAGGGCGAGGAGCAGGCGCTGACCATCCGTGCCCAGGCCGACCGCGAGAGCACCGTGCTGGTCGCCGAGGCCGAGCGCGACGCGCAGAAGCTGCGCGGCGAGGGCGATGCGCAGGCCGCCAGCATCTACGGCAAGGCCGGCTCCGCCGACCCGTCGTTCTACGCGTTCTACCGCAGCCTGGAGGCCTATCGCGGCGCGATGGCCGACGGCAACGCGGTGATCGTGCTGGACAAGAACGATCCGTTCCTGCAGTACCTGAAGAGCGAGCGCTGA
- a CDS encoding Hsp20/alpha crystallin family protein, with the protein MSIVRYRQLPAQAAFQNEIKQVFDRFFDPNGGTDESAVVTAQWVPRVDIKEEAERFVLYADLPGIDPSEIEVSMDKGILSIKGERKSESTADSERFSRVERRYGSFHRRFALPDSADPDNISASGYHGVLEVRIPKRPASTPRRIQVDTGATIVQ; encoded by the coding sequence ATGAGCATCGTCCGTTATCGCCAGTTGCCGGCCCAGGCCGCGTTCCAGAACGAGATCAAGCAGGTGTTCGACCGCTTCTTCGACCCCAACGGCGGCACCGACGAATCGGCCGTCGTCACCGCGCAGTGGGTGCCGCGCGTGGACATCAAGGAGGAGGCCGAGCGCTTCGTGCTGTACGCCGACCTGCCCGGCATCGACCCGTCGGAGATCGAGGTGTCGATGGACAAGGGCATCCTGTCGATCAAGGGCGAGCGCAAGAGCGAATCCACCGCCGACAGCGAGCGCTTCTCGCGCGTCGAACGCCGCTACGGCAGCTTCCACCGCCGCTTCGCGCTGCCCGACAGCGCCGATCCCGACAACATCTCCGCCAGTGGCTACCATGGCGTGCTGGAAGTGCGCATCCCCAAGCGCCCGGCGAGCACGCCGCGCCGGATCCAGGTCGACACCGGGGCCACGATCGTGCAGTAA
- the pbpC gene encoding penicillin-binding protein 1C — protein MSQDETAATRTARRSWRGARLLPRLHRGRLRWGMPQWRVLRWGTAALLATLLLLDLAFPLPLPKSRDTSTLVVAADGTPLRAFADGDGVWRYPATPQSVSPLYLQALLNYEDRWFWHHPGVNPWALLRAGKQWAFSRRIVSGGSTLTMQVARILMPDNVSTRSPLGKLQQLLRALQLEVHLSKRQILQLYLERAPYGGTIEGVEAASWAYLGKPAARLSQAEAALLAVLPQAPSRLRPDRHPEAARAARDKVLERMVDLHVWSRAQVDDARIEPVVARSLQSPMHAALLAERLRRQSPRAAHIVSTIDADLQRTLEDRVSAYFSQLPERTSAALLVVDNRDLQARAYIGSVTFGDRKRLGDVDMVQAWRSPGSTLKPFLYGMALDDGLIHSESLLVDAPQSFGDYRPGNFDEAFNGPVGAASALRLSLNVPAVDLLERVGPARFAARLNNAGIGLKFPRGSTPNLALILGGTGAQLEELVGAFAALNRDGIAGHVRYTPADKAIDRRLMSPGAAWIVREILEANPRPGYGVGTFDVGTRPRVAWKTGTSYGYRDAWAIGSTRRYTVGVWVGRPDGTPLPGQYGAVTALPLMFETIDSLPRARGDNAPRPMPANVQQLDVCWPLGIAAEQTPPALCQRRFAAYALDGAVPPTFAERDARLWSAGRDTVQVDARSGLRLSPDCARPHQAVQREIARWPALLTPWLHASERQAGQLPALAPDCRDDGRGGNDVLRIEGLNDRATLARAPGSPSVRLQVRALGTTAPVDWLLDGRWIARTEGARNFQRDFAEAGEHTLTALASNGAWTQVRFRVLH, from the coding sequence ATGTCGCAGGACGAGACCGCCGCCACGCGCACCGCGCGGCGCAGCTGGCGCGGGGCGCGCCTGCTGCCCAGGCTGCATCGGGGCCGGCTGCGTTGGGGCATGCCGCAGTGGCGCGTGCTGCGCTGGGGCACGGCCGCGTTGCTGGCCACGCTGTTGCTGCTGGACCTGGCGTTCCCGTTGCCGCTGCCGAAATCGCGCGACACCTCGACCCTGGTGGTGGCCGCCGACGGCACGCCGCTGCGCGCCTTCGCCGACGGCGATGGCGTGTGGCGCTATCCGGCCACGCCACAAAGCGTTTCCCCGCTGTACCTGCAGGCGCTGCTGAACTACGAGGACCGCTGGTTCTGGCACCATCCCGGGGTCAATCCGTGGGCGCTGCTGCGCGCCGGCAAGCAGTGGGCGTTCTCGCGCCGCATCGTCTCCGGCGGTTCCACCCTGACCATGCAAGTGGCGCGGATCTTGATGCCGGACAACGTCAGTACGCGCAGCCCGCTGGGCAAGCTGCAGCAGCTGCTGCGCGCGCTGCAGCTGGAAGTGCACCTGAGCAAGCGCCAGATCCTGCAGCTGTACCTGGAGCGCGCGCCGTACGGCGGCACCATCGAGGGCGTGGAGGCGGCGAGCTGGGCCTACCTGGGCAAGCCGGCCGCGCGCCTGTCGCAGGCCGAGGCGGCGCTGCTGGCGGTGCTGCCGCAGGCGCCGAGCCGGCTGCGCCCGGACCGGCATCCGGAAGCCGCGCGCGCGGCGCGCGACAAGGTGCTCGAGCGCATGGTCGACCTGCACGTATGGTCGCGCGCGCAGGTGGACGATGCGCGCATCGAACCGGTGGTGGCGCGTTCGCTGCAATCGCCGATGCATGCCGCGCTGCTGGCCGAGCGCCTGCGCCGGCAGTCGCCGCGCGCCGCGCACATCGTCTCGACCATCGACGCCGACCTGCAGCGCACCCTGGAGGACCGGGTCAGCGCGTATTTCTCGCAATTGCCCGAGCGCACCTCCGCCGCGCTGCTGGTGGTGGACAACCGCGACCTGCAGGCGCGCGCCTACATCGGCTCGGTGACGTTCGGCGACCGCAAGCGGCTCGGCGACGTGGACATGGTGCAGGCCTGGCGTTCGCCCGGCTCCACGCTCAAGCCGTTCCTGTACGGCATGGCCCTGGACGATGGTCTGATCCATTCGGAGAGCCTGCTGGTGGACGCGCCGCAGAGCTTCGGCGACTACCGCCCGGGCAATTTCGACGAGGCGTTCAACGGCCCGGTCGGCGCGGCCAGCGCCCTGCGCCTGTCGCTGAACGTGCCGGCGGTGGACCTGCTGGAACGGGTTGGGCCGGCGCGCTTCGCCGCGCGCCTGAACAACGCCGGCATCGGCCTGAAGTTCCCGCGCGGCAGCACCCCGAACCTGGCGCTGATCCTCGGCGGCACCGGCGCGCAGCTGGAGGAACTGGTCGGCGCCTTCGCCGCGCTCAATCGCGACGGCATCGCCGGGCACGTGCGCTATACCCCGGCCGACAAGGCCATCGACCGGCGGCTGATGTCGCCCGGCGCGGCCTGGATCGTGCGCGAGATCCTGGAGGCCAATCCGCGCCCCGGCTACGGCGTCGGCACCTTCGACGTCGGCACCCGCCCGCGGGTGGCGTGGAAGACCGGCACCAGCTACGGCTACCGCGATGCCTGGGCGATCGGCAGCACCCGCCGCTACACGGTCGGGGTCTGGGTCGGGCGCCCGGACGGCACCCCGCTGCCAGGCCAGTACGGCGCGGTGACCGCGCTGCCGCTGATGTTCGAGACCATCGACAGCCTGCCGCGCGCGCGCGGCGACAACGCGCCGCGGCCGATGCCGGCCAACGTGCAGCAGCTGGACGTGTGCTGGCCGCTGGGCATCGCCGCCGAACAGACCCCGCCCGCCCTGTGCCAGCGGCGCTTCGCCGCCTACGCGCTGGACGGCGCGGTGCCGCCGACCTTCGCCGAGCGCGACGCGCGGCTGTGGAGCGCCGGCCGCGACACGGTGCAGGTGGACGCGCGCAGCGGCCTGCGCCTGTCGCCCGACTGCGCGCGGCCGCACCAGGCGGTGCAGCGCGAGATCGCGCGCTGGCCGGCGCTGCTGACGCCGTGGCTGCATGCCAGCGAACGCCAGGCCGGGCAGTTGCCGGCGCTGGCGCCCGACTGCCGCGACGACGGCCGCGGCGGCAACGACGTGCTGCGCATCGAAGGGCTCAACGACCGCGCCACCCTGGCGCGCGCGCCGGGCAGCCCCAGTGTGCGCCTGCAGGTGCGCGCGCTGGGCACCACCGCGCCGGTGGACTGGCTGCTGGACGGGCGCTGGATCGCCCGCACCGAGGGCGCGCGCAACTTCCAGCGCGATTTCGCCGAGGCCGGCGAACACACCCTGACCGCGCTGGCCAGCAACGGCGCCTGGACCCAGGTGCGGTTCCGGGTGTTGCATTGA
- a CDS encoding DnaJ C-terminal domain-containing protein: protein MEFKDYYATLGVEPSAGDAEIKTAYRRLARKYHPDVSKEAGAEDKFKAINEAYEALRDPQKRTAYDQLRAQGYRPGEEFHAPPNYGGAQGFDFEEVFGNGGAGGGFSDFFESLFARQQRARQGGPGPGPGAAPRGDTRAKLAVPLEAVYSGDSVRITINGKQLDVRVPKGVRPGQVIRLSGQGNGGSNLLLEIEYAAHPQFEVDGLNILYTLPVTPWQAALGTSISVPTLGGAVELKIPPDSDAGRKLRLRGRGLPGTQQGDQIVELEVLAPAPETEAQRKAYRNLAKAFGEAV from the coding sequence ATGGAATTCAAGGATTACTACGCCACCCTGGGCGTGGAGCCCAGCGCGGGCGACGCCGAGATCAAGACCGCGTACCGGCGGCTGGCGCGCAAATACCATCCCGACGTCAGCAAGGAGGCCGGCGCCGAGGACAAGTTCAAGGCGATCAACGAAGCCTACGAGGCGCTGCGCGACCCGCAGAAACGCACGGCCTACGACCAGTTGCGCGCGCAGGGCTACCGCCCGGGCGAGGAGTTCCACGCGCCGCCCAACTACGGCGGCGCGCAGGGCTTCGACTTCGAGGAAGTGTTCGGCAACGGCGGCGCCGGCGGCGGCTTCAGCGATTTCTTCGAGAGCCTGTTCGCGCGCCAGCAGCGCGCGCGCCAGGGCGGTCCCGGCCCGGGCCCGGGCGCGGCGCCGCGCGGCGATACCCGCGCCAAGCTGGCGGTGCCGCTGGAGGCGGTCTACAGCGGCGACAGCGTGCGCATCACCATCAACGGCAAGCAGCTGGACGTGCGCGTGCCCAAGGGCGTGCGCCCGGGCCAGGTGATCCGGCTGAGCGGGCAGGGCAACGGCGGCAGCAACCTGCTGCTGGAGATCGAATACGCCGCGCACCCGCAGTTCGAGGTGGACGGGCTCAACATCCTGTACACGCTGCCGGTGACCCCGTGGCAGGCGGCGCTGGGCACCAGCATCAGCGTGCCGACCCTGGGCGGCGCGGTGGAGCTGAAGATCCCGCCGGACTCCGACGCCGGGCGCAAGCTGCGCCTGCGCGGCCGCGGCCTGCCCGGTACCCAGCAGGGCGACCAGATCGTCGAACTGGAAGTGCTGGCGCCGGCGCCGGAGACCGAAGCGCAGCGCAAGGCGTACCGGAATCTGGCCAAGGCGTTCGGCGAGGCGGTCTGA
- a CDS encoding ATP-binding protein: protein MEQRSAALQRFLGGYARLARLPAPVPAAVALAPLCARVQRLLDDARVQVEVEPQLHLHADADQLEQVLINLLRNALESGGSAPVALRARRDGASALIEILDGGAGLPPSDNLFVPFFTTKPGGSGIGLVLSRQILEAQGGSLSLAPRGEAGGSVATLRLPLAPGGNDA from the coding sequence ATCGAGCAGCGCAGCGCGGCCTTGCAGCGCTTCCTCGGCGGCTACGCGCGCCTGGCCAGGCTGCCGGCGCCGGTGCCGGCGGCCGTGGCGCTGGCGCCGCTGTGCGCGCGCGTGCAGCGGCTGCTGGACGATGCGCGGGTCCAGGTCGAAGTCGAGCCACAGCTGCACCTGCACGCCGACGCCGACCAGCTCGAGCAGGTGCTGATCAACCTGCTGCGCAACGCGCTGGAATCCGGCGGCAGCGCGCCGGTGGCGCTGCGCGCGCGCCGCGACGGCGCCAGCGCGCTGATCGAGATCCTCGACGGCGGCGCCGGACTGCCGCCCAGCGACAACCTGTTCGTGCCGTTCTTCACCACCAAGCCCGGCGGGTCGGGCATCGGCCTGGTGTTGTCGCGGCAGATCCTGGAGGCGCAGGGCGGCAGCCTGAGCCTTGCGCCGCGCGGGGAGGCCGGCGGCAGCGTCGCCACATTGCGCCTGCCGCTGGCGCCCGGCGGCAACGACGCGTGA
- a CDS encoding peroxiredoxin, whose amino-acid sequence MSIQPGDRIPEVVLQRIREGVEQVDTRSLFDGRRALLFAVPGAFTPTCSEKHLPGYVEHFEEFRKRGIEVYCMAVNDPFVMQAWGKSQLVPDGLQMLSDGNGDLAKALGLEMDASSYGMGVRARRFALYADDGVVRALFVEAPGEFKVSAADYVLQHLPD is encoded by the coding sequence ATGTCCATCCAGCCCGGCGATCGCATTCCCGAAGTGGTCCTGCAGCGCATCCGCGAGGGTGTGGAGCAGGTGGACACGCGCAGCCTGTTCGACGGCCGCCGCGCGCTGCTGTTCGCGGTGCCCGGCGCGTTCACCCCGACCTGCTCGGAGAAGCACCTGCCCGGTTACGTGGAGCACTTCGAGGAATTCCGCAAGCGCGGCATCGAGGTGTACTGCATGGCGGTCAACGACCCGTTCGTGATGCAGGCCTGGGGCAAGAGCCAACTGGTGCCCGACGGCCTGCAGATGCTGTCCGACGGCAACGGCGACCTGGCCAAGGCGCTGGGCCTGGAAATGGACGCCAGCAGCTACGGCATGGGCGTGCGGGCGCGGCGCTTCGCGCTGTACGCCGACGACGGCGTGGTGCGCGCGCTGTTCGTCGAGGCGCCGGGCGAATTCAAGGTGTCCGCCGCCGACTACGTGCTGCAGCACCTTCCCGACTGA